The following are encoded in a window of Phaseolus vulgaris cultivar G19833 chromosome 3, P. vulgaris v2.0, whole genome shotgun sequence genomic DNA:
- the LOC137808257 gene encoding solanesyl diphosphate synthase 3, chloroplastic/mitochondrial isoform X1 codes for MLFSRISKNLRGSFNSCRWFLSIGDHNHRFLSPHNFHSLGDSTHQVMRSLNFSKGLPALHSSRYLIHQQSNSIVEDEHDPFSLVADELSLLGNKLRAMVAAEVPKLASAAEYFFKMGVEGKRFRPTVLLLMSTALNLPINEASAHIELGGDLTTDLRSRQQRIAEITEMIHVASLLHDDVLDDADTRRGIGSLNFVMGNKLAVLAGDFLLSRACVALASLKNTEVVSLLAKVVEHLVTGETMQMTTTSDQQCSMEYYMQKTYYKTASLISNSCKAIAILAGQTTEVAILAFEYGKNLGLAFQLIDDVLDFTGTSASLGKGSLTDIQHLNDQVSKNLMQGIVTAPILFAMEEFPQLRAIVDEGFENPANIELALDYLGKSRGIQRTRELAVEHANLAAAAIDSLPDSDDEEVRRSRKALIDLTHRVITRTK; via the exons ATGCTATTTTCTCGGATATCGAAAAACCTCAGAGGAAGCTTCAACTCATGTCGGTGGTTTCTGTCCATTGGAGACCACAACCACCGTTTTCTTTCCCCGCATAATTTTCATTCGCTTGGAGACTCTACTCATCAG GTTATGAGaagtttaaatttttcaaaGGGCCTGCCAGCATTGCATAGTAGTAGATATCTGATCCATCAACAAAGCAACTCCATAGTTGAG GATGAACATGATCCATTTTCACTGGTTGCTGACGAATTGTCACTTCTTGGTAACAAGCTGCGAGCGATGGTAGCTGCTGAG GTTCCAAAGCTTGCCTCAGCTGCTGAATACTTCTTCAAAATGGGAGTGGAAGGAAAACGATTTCGCCCAACA GTTTTATTGTTAATGTCAACAGCATTAAATCTACCAATAAATGAAGCATCTGCTCATATTGAACTAGGAGGTGACTTGACAACTGATTTACGTTCAAGACAACAACGCATAGCTGAAATAACAGAGATGATTCAC GTGGCCAGCCTTCTTCACGATGATGTATTAGATGATGCTGATACCAGACGTGGTATTGGTTCATTGAATTTTGTAATGGGCAATAAG TTGGCAGTACTGGCTGGAGATTTTCTCCTTTCTCGGGCTTGTGTTGCTCTGGCCTCTTTAAAAAACACCGAG GTTGTATCTTTATTGGCAAAAGTTGTAGAGCATCTTGTAACTGGGGAGACCATGCAAATGACTACAACATCTGATCAACAGTGTAG CATGGAATATTATATGCAAAAGACCTACTACAAGACTGCATCTTTAATATCAAATAGTTGCAAGGCAATAGCCATCCTTGCAGGGCAAACAACAGAAGTTGCAATTCTTGCTTTTGAGTATGGAAAAAATCTG GGGTTGGCATTTCAATTGATTGATGATGTTCTTGATTTCACTGGAACCTCTGCTTCTCTTGGAAAGGGTTCTTTAACGGACATTCAACAT CTGAATGACCAGGTGTCCAAAAACTTAATGCAGGGAATTGTTACAGCTCCCATATTGTTTGCGATGGAGGAGTTCCCTCAGTTGCGTGCAATTGTTGACGAGGGCTTTGAAAACCCTGCGAATATTGAGCTT GCTTTGGACTATCTAGGGAAGAGCCGAGGTATACAGAGGACAAGGGAGCTAGCCGTGGAGCATGCTAACCTTGCAGCAGCAGCAATTGATTCCTTACCCGACAGTGACGACGAGGAAGTAAGAAGATCAAGGAAAGCCCTAATAGATCTAACTCACAGAGTCATTACACGAACAAAGTGA
- the LOC137808257 gene encoding solanesyl diphosphate synthase 3, chloroplastic/mitochondrial isoform X2, translating to MLFSRISKNLRGSFNSCRWFLSIGDHNHRFLSPHNFHSLGDSTHQVMRSLNFSKGLPALHSSRYLIHQQSNSIVEDEHDPFSLVADELSLLGNKLRAMVAAEVPKLASAAEYFFKMGVEGKRFRPTVLLLMSTALNLPINEASAHIELGGDLTTDLRSRQQRIAEITEMIHVASLLHDDVLDDADTRRGIGSLNFVMGNKLAVLAGDFLLSRACVALASLKNTEVVSLLAKVVEHLVTGETMQMTTTSDQQCSMEYYMQKTYYKTASLISNSCKAIAILAGQTTEVAILAFEYGKNLGLAFQLIDDVLDFTGTSASLGKGSLTDIQHGIVTAPILFAMEEFPQLRAIVDEGFENPANIELALDYLGKSRGIQRTRELAVEHANLAAAAIDSLPDSDDEEVRRSRKALIDLTHRVITRTK from the exons ATGCTATTTTCTCGGATATCGAAAAACCTCAGAGGAAGCTTCAACTCATGTCGGTGGTTTCTGTCCATTGGAGACCACAACCACCGTTTTCTTTCCCCGCATAATTTTCATTCGCTTGGAGACTCTACTCATCAG GTTATGAGaagtttaaatttttcaaaGGGCCTGCCAGCATTGCATAGTAGTAGATATCTGATCCATCAACAAAGCAACTCCATAGTTGAG GATGAACATGATCCATTTTCACTGGTTGCTGACGAATTGTCACTTCTTGGTAACAAGCTGCGAGCGATGGTAGCTGCTGAG GTTCCAAAGCTTGCCTCAGCTGCTGAATACTTCTTCAAAATGGGAGTGGAAGGAAAACGATTTCGCCCAACA GTTTTATTGTTAATGTCAACAGCATTAAATCTACCAATAAATGAAGCATCTGCTCATATTGAACTAGGAGGTGACTTGACAACTGATTTACGTTCAAGACAACAACGCATAGCTGAAATAACAGAGATGATTCAC GTGGCCAGCCTTCTTCACGATGATGTATTAGATGATGCTGATACCAGACGTGGTATTGGTTCATTGAATTTTGTAATGGGCAATAAG TTGGCAGTACTGGCTGGAGATTTTCTCCTTTCTCGGGCTTGTGTTGCTCTGGCCTCTTTAAAAAACACCGAG GTTGTATCTTTATTGGCAAAAGTTGTAGAGCATCTTGTAACTGGGGAGACCATGCAAATGACTACAACATCTGATCAACAGTGTAG CATGGAATATTATATGCAAAAGACCTACTACAAGACTGCATCTTTAATATCAAATAGTTGCAAGGCAATAGCCATCCTTGCAGGGCAAACAACAGAAGTTGCAATTCTTGCTTTTGAGTATGGAAAAAATCTG GGGTTGGCATTTCAATTGATTGATGATGTTCTTGATTTCACTGGAACCTCTGCTTCTCTTGGAAAGGGTTCTTTAACGGACATTCAACAT GGAATTGTTACAGCTCCCATATTGTTTGCGATGGAGGAGTTCCCTCAGTTGCGTGCAATTGTTGACGAGGGCTTTGAAAACCCTGCGAATATTGAGCTT GCTTTGGACTATCTAGGGAAGAGCCGAGGTATACAGAGGACAAGGGAGCTAGCCGTGGAGCATGCTAACCTTGCAGCAGCAGCAATTGATTCCTTACCCGACAGTGACGACGAGGAAGTAAGAAGATCAAGGAAAGCCCTAATAGATCTAACTCACAGAGTCATTACACGAACAAAGTGA